Proteins encoded in a region of the Heterodontus francisci isolate sHetFra1 chromosome 19, sHetFra1.hap1, whole genome shotgun sequence genome:
- the surf6 gene encoding surfeit locus protein 6, translating to MADPSLAAKDKYFQSLGSKVCASQNQEPRKRKLVSRREGSEDRAQPKKKRKKRRKKPPMELKNFQTVNGDWSKTAQGGMEENKIQQSLSVSKVDTVSFSTVNILRQRLHEKIQESRGQGNPKGLLPEELEKKRLRRKQEKERKKQKRKELRMKKEQKTVQEDSTAAKTPDGEKKDKFKKMEELLLFNKVDMSSEVVKNKKLEKKEKRKIIKGGITPLIGKNYKQLLSRLEAQKKKIEELKSKDENKAKEVETKMKWTNVLYKAEGLKIKDNEVMLKASLKRKEKLKSQRQKNWEKRTEHLIEKMQQRQNKRQQNIKEKKQAKIERKKDKARKKGRILPEDLKKAKL from the exons TTTCTAGAAGGGAGGGCTCGGAAGACAGAGCCCAACCTaaaaagaagaggaagaagagaagAAAGAAACCCCCCATGGAGCTGAAAAATTTTCAAACAGTGAATGGGGATTGGTCTAAAACTGCTCAAGGTGGAATGGAAGAGAACAAAATCCAGCAAAGTCTCAGTG TTAGCAAAGTGGATACAGTCTCATTTTCAACAGTAAATATACTGCGCCAGAGACTACATGAGAAAATTCAAGAAAGTCGTGGGCAG GGCAACCCAAAAGGCTTGCTGCCTGAAGAATTAGAGAAGAAACGTCTGCGCAGAAAGCAGGAGAAGGAAAGGAAAAAACAAAAACGAAAAGAGTTGCGAATGAAAAAAGAACAAAAAACTGTTCAGGAGGACAGTACTGCAGCAAAGACTccagatggagagaaaaaagacAAGTTTAAGAAAATGGAAGAGCTATTACTTTTCAATAAAGTGGACATGTCATCTGAAGTAGTTAAAAACAAAAAACTGGAGAAAAAAGAAAAACGGAAAATCATTAAAGGTGGTATCACACCTTTGATTGGCAAAAACTACAAACAACTCTTATCTAGGTTGGAAGCCCAAAAGAAAAAAATTGAAGAGTTGAAGAGTAAAGATGAAAATAAAGCAAAGGAAGTCGAAACAAAGATGAAGTGGACCAATGTTCTCTACAAAGCTGAAGGCCTGAAAATCAAAGACAATGAAGTAATGCTGAAAGCTTCATTAAAGAGAAAAGAAAAGCTCAAATCCCAGCGACAGAAGAATTGGGAAAAGAGAACGGAGCATCTCATTGAAAAGATGCAACAACGTCAAAATAAGAGGCAACAAAATATCAAGGAAAAGAAACAAGCCAAGATAGAACGAAAGAAGGACAAGGCAAGAAAGAAGGGACGTATTCTGCCCGAAGATTTGAAAAAAGCAAAACTTTAA